In Quercus lobata isolate SW786 unplaced genomic scaffold, ValleyOak3.0 Primary Assembly Scq3eQI_73, whole genome shotgun sequence, a single window of DNA contains:
- the LOC115972736 gene encoding cysteine-rich receptor-like protein kinase 10: MFSLHNTTAFPLILFAVFSLTSSINSQPTYNDNICLDQSNQTTNANYQSNLTVLLNSLSSKASQNYSFYNDSSNIGIYGLFLCRGDVSNSTCQSCVSYATQDITTRCPSNNSAIIWYDECMLRYSNVNFFGQVQTSPEVLMWNVRNTTSPDQPNFSAVALMNILTGTAVNDDMLFHDGNLTASNGSNQTYGLVQCTRDISSSGCSSCLSLLIKDAESCCQSKIGLRIIAPSCSIRYETYSFFQQPPVPPPSAPAPPPPPQSSGKTYGGKKTKKTVIITISSLASIALVAAVLGFWYYSSSDRRKRNLDGDKSQEIPLQNNLAGSLSMPLDYSIYGRDDDNRGEMNYFNLSTILTATNNFSDANKLGEGGFGPVYRGKLINGKEIAVKRLSMKSKQGLEEFKNEVILIAKLQHRNLVRLLGCCLEGEEKLLVYEYMANTSLDVFLFDPKKCKELDWAKRTSIVNGIAKGLLYLHEDSRLKIIHRDLKASNVLLDDEMNPKISNFGTARIFGGNQIEANTIRVVGTYGYMAPEYAMEGLFSIKSDIYSFGILLLEIASGKKNSGFYHPEREESLLSYAWRLWNDGKGLEFIDQTIVDTCPISEVLRLIHIALLCVQEDPNDRPTMSMVVLMLASKLINLPQPSAPPFTVSRFIMFDQSSTVGTG; encoded by the exons ATGTTTTCCCTCCACAACACCACAGCCTTTCCGTTAATATTGTTTGCAGTGTTTTCCCTTACAAGCTCCATTAATTCCCAGCCAACCTATAATGACAACATATGTTTAGATCAATCAAATCAAACCACCAACGCTAATTATCAATCCAACCTCACAGTCCTGTTGAATTCTTTATCATCTAAAGCTTCCCAAAACTACAGCTTCTACAACGATAGCTCTAATATTGGCATCTATGGACTCTTTCTCTGCCGAGGCGATGTTTCTAATAGTACCTGCCAAAGTTGTGTCAGCTATGCGACCCAAGACATCACAACTCGGTGTCCATCTAATAATAGCGCAATCATATGGTACGATGAATGCATGTTACGCTATTCCAATGTTAATTTCTTTGGACAGGTACAAACTTCTCCAGAGGTACTCATGTGGAATGTCAGGAACACAACCTCACCTGATCAGCCCAACTTTAGCGCAGTTGCTCTAATGAACATTCTAACAGGGACAGCAGTAAATGACGATATGTTGTTTCATGATGGGAATTTGACAGCAAGTAATGGATCCAATCAAACTTATGGGTTAGTGCAGTGTACTAGAGATATCAGTAGTAGTGGTTGCAGCAGTTGCTTAAGCCTGTTGATCAAGGATGCTGAGAGTTGTTGCCAATCGAAAATAGGGTTGCGTATCATAGCCCCAAGTTGCAGTATAAGGTATGAGACCTACTCTTTCTTTCAACAACCACCAGTGCCGCCGCCTTCAGCACCAGCACCACCGCCCCCACCTCAATCATCAGGTAAGACAT ATGGaggaaagaagacaaaaaagaCAGTAATCATTACTATATCATCACTTGCATCAATTGCACTAGTTGCAGCTGTCTTGGGTTTCTGGTATTATTCATCATCAGACAGGAGGAAAAGAAATTTAG ATGGAGATAAAAGCCAAGAAATtccattacaaaataatttagcAGGTTCACTTTCAATGCCGTTAGACTATAGTATCTATGGAAGGGATGATGACAACAGAGGAGAAATGAATTACTTCAATTTAAGTACAATATTGACTGCTACAAACAATTTCTCTGATGCCAATAAGCTTGGAGAAGGTGGTTTTGGCCCAGTGTACAGG GGCAAGTTGATTAATGGGAAGGAAATAGCAGTTAAAAGGCTTTCAATGAAATCAAAACAAGGTCTTGAAGAGTTCAAGAATGAAGTGATTTTAATTGCAAAACTTCAGCATAGGAATCTAGTAAGGCTCTTGGGATGCTGCttggaaggagaagaaaaactTCTAGTCTATGAGTACATGGCCAACACTAGTCTTGATGTCTTCTTGTTTg ATCCAAAGAAATGTAAAGAACTAGACTGGGCTAAACGGACAAGCATTGTCAATGGGATTGCAAAAGGACTTCTCTATCTACATGAGGACTCTCGGCTCAAAATCATCCATAGGGATTTGAAAGCAAGCAATGTATTGCTAGATGATGAAATGAACCCAAAGATATCAAATTTTGGCACTGCTAGGATTTTTGGGGGCAATCAAATAGAAGCCAACACAATCAGAGTTGTGGGTACATA TGGATACATGGCGCCAGAATATGCAATGGAGGGattattttcaataaagtcTGACATATATAGCTTCGGGATTCTACTGCTAGAAATTGCTAGTGGAAAAAAGAACAGCGGCTTCTATCATCCAGAGCGTGAAGAAAGCCTTCTGTCATAT GCATGGCGATTATGGAATGATGGCAAAGGACTGGAATTTATAGATCAGACCATagttgatacttgtcctataAGTGAGGTACTGAGATTGATCCATATTGCATTGTTATGTGTTCAAGAAGATCCTAATGATAGACCTACCATGTCAATGGTCGTACTCATGCTTGCAAGCAAATTGATAAACCTTCCTCAACCATCAGCACCTCCATTTACAGTAAGTAGATTTATCATGTTTGATCAATCTTCAACAGTTGGCACCGGCTAA
- the LOC115972776 gene encoding F-box protein At5g49610-like: MENLEFLNSDIPSNILCRLPSKTLLRFKCVSKGWYKLISDRSFIQSQLQKQKPTVSGFIFQGKYQWCNEDIRTVSYIPVVESEGEGDSDEKVQQKGFDFLPEDVVMLASCNGIVCCRSCFPDQAQDPAVYVCNPSKKEWIKLQSTAALDNLSTIGLAFDPTRDPIDISTKFKLVRVRQLETEEEDFCYTFEVYSFETGAWTKSNEICHCNNNLVQNNSVYVGGILHWRTDGDKVLTYDVEKELSWLISVPIPAMEFETIPQACIGDSEGRMHYAMVSEKGLHIWFLEDFFESKWTLKHSKSLQEIEEEHPRFYNLHQRVTEAVTYHMEPWMVPLGIKDGLLLLRVSTKLYLYEIETCSVKQACSLSKLGPHIMFCPVVLPYSMSLVPLNPHRELPLY; encoded by the coding sequence ATGGAGAATCTTGAATTCTTGAACAGTGATATTCCCTCTAATATCCTATGTCGTTTGCCTTCAAAGACTCTTCTTCGATTTAAGTGCGTTTCTAAAGGTTGGTACAAGCTTATATCCGACCGGTCCTTCATCCAGAGTCAATTACAAAAGCAAAAGCCTACCGTATCGGGATTCATATTCCAAGGGAAGTATCAGTGGTGCAATGAAGACATCAGAACAGTTAGCTACATTCCTGTTGTTGAATCAGAAGGTGAAGGTGACAGTGATGAAAAAGTGCAGCAAAAGGGGTTTGATTTCCTTCCTGAGGATGTAGTGATGTTAGCATCATGCAATGGGATTGTATGTTGCCGGAGTTGCTTTCCTGATCAAGCTCAAGACCCTGCTGTCTATGTGTGCAATCCCTCAAAAAAGGAGTGGATTAAATTACAATCAACTGCTGCACTTGACAATCTTAGCACCATAGGATTGGCGTTTGACCCAACTCGGGATCCCATAGACATTTCTACTAAATTCAAACTGGTTAGAGTCAGGCAGTTGGAGACTGAGGAGGAGGACTTCTGCTATACTTTTGAAGTATATTCATTCGAAACTGGGGCATGGACAAAATCAAATGAGATCTGCCACTGCAATAACAATTTAGTCCAGAACAACAGTGTCTATGTTGGAGGGATTTTACATTGGCGAACTGATGGAGATAAAGTGCTCACATATGATGTAGAGAAGGAGCTATCTTGGTTAATTTCAGTACCGATCCCCGCGATGGAATTTGAGACCATCCCTCAGGCATGCATTGGAGATTCTGAAGGGCGAATGCATTATGCAATGGTCTCTGAAAAAGGACTTCACATATGGTTCCTTGAAGATTTTTTTGAATCCAAATGGACTCTCAAACACTCAAAATCTCTGCAGGAAATTGAAGAAGAGCATCCGCGGTTTTACAATCTGCATCAAAGAGTGACGGAAGCAGTGACTTATCATATGGAGCCATGGATGGTTCCATTGGGGATTAAAGACGGATTGTTGTTACTTAGGGTGTCTACCAAGTTGTATCTTTATGAAATTGAGACATGCAGTGTGAAGCAAGCTTGTTCACTTTCTAAGTTGGGTCCACATATTATGTTTTGTCCAGTGGTGCTACCCTACTCAATGAGTTTGGTGCCATTGAATCCGCATAGAGAGCTGCCACTCTATtag